From a single Aythya fuligula isolate bAytFul2 chromosome 16, bAytFul2.pri, whole genome shotgun sequence genomic region:
- the OGFR gene encoding opioid growth factor receptor isoform X1 has translation MAAWLGFRPEEAEAGAEARSWQYDSTWEEDDDEEEEEEKEEEEEEKEKEEAGDEDRLEDAEEPAKGSGQAQSSWYAIFKKLLKCFLNKEEQGSSNLLPLSQMAFQFSGRRNWNAARDLQRYRHRYPGLTEPENEEEEQMWNLSFYKNEIVFLPQGLHIETLLELWWDNYEVLEENHSYIQWLFPLREHGMNWRAKPLTLQEIEAFKKSTEVMERFIRAYQLMLRFYGIILTNQETGELKRAENWAERFQNLNRFSHNNLRITRILKCLGEMGYEHYQVHLVKFFLTETLVKETLPNVKRSALDYFLFTVRSKQKRRELVHYAWQHYKPQDSFVWGPHDKLSKYRPRSAKSQLHQTVGSKEEEPGRKCDDSVEKSQNPSLEEAQEVLPKANEEDTRERLSECVSEGGDGEDEKEPLFTQQEENDFSSKAEAQGTAENDCAKESKKRKLDANVADNIKSGPLKSPPDIEKISRNLGECALDAEISPSSSLLQTEEGQETLKEDNVNAKDLTVPETADATVKRRKVDKRTQRNKIFNLAINLNMGLPARSAQLHPPVSNAEAEEEKAAEKKMTEEEVSKKDRGDANGGALSCPAASMLPKTSWTSPPSDGLESGAEQVTAKSDQHHCDSVVLGRKSEADGIEQHKKAANASEEEEAKATSKKQVPGSLEQNMTTTCPELAIQETGSSELHAAEPDEEQVAE, from the exons aTGGCGGCCTGGCTCGGCTTCAGGCCGGAGGAGGCCGAGGCAGGGGCTGAGGCGCGCTCATGGCAGTACGACTCCACCTGGGAGGAGGACGacgacgaggaggaggaggaggagaaggaggaggaagaagaggaaaaagagaaggaggaggctgGCGATGAAGACCGGCTGGAGGATGCGGAGGAGCCAGCGAAGGGCTCCGGGCAGGCCCAG TCTAGCTGGTATGCTATATTCAAGAAGCTACTAAAGTGTTTTCTCAATAAGGAG GAGCAAGGAAGTTCAAATTTGTTACCGTTGTCTCAGATGGCTTTTCAG TTCTCAGGCAGGCGCAACTGGAATGCAGCAAGAGACTTGCAGAGATACAGGCATCGTTACCCG GGTTTGACAGAACCAgaaaatgaggaggaagaacagaTGTGGAACTTGAgcttttacaaaaatgaaattgtttttttgcCTCAGG gttTGCATATTGAAACTCTGCTTGAATTGTGGTGGGACAACTATGAAGTTCTGGAAGAAAACCATTCATACATACAGTG gCTATTCCCTTTACGTGAACATGGGATGAACTGGCGTGCCAAACCACTAACACTTCAAGAAATTGAg GCTTTTAAGAAGTCCACGGAAGTCATGGAAAGGTTTATACGCGCTTACCAGCTCATGTTGAGATTTTATGGAATAATTCTGACTAACCAGGAGACTGGAGAACTCAAGAGAGCAGAGAATTGGGCTGAAAGATTTCAAAACTTGAACAG GTTTAGCCACAACAATTTGCGGATCACTCGCATTCTGAAGTGCCTGGGGGAGATGGGATATGAACACTATCAAGTGCACTTGGTAAAGTTTTTCCTAACTGAAACTCTTGTTAAGGAGACGTTACCAAATGTCAAGAGAAGTGCCTTGGATTACTTTCTATTCACTGTCAGaagcaagcagaagagaagggaacTAGTCCACTATGCTTGGCAGCACTACAAACCTCAAGACAGCTTTGTATGGGGGCCACATGACAAACTCTCAAAGTACAGACCCCGCTCTGCCAAGTCCCAGCTGCACCAAACAGTTGGAAGTAAAGAGGAAGAACCTGGTAGAAAATGTGATGATTCTGTGGAAAAGAGTCAGAACCCATCTCTAGAGGAAGCCCAGGAAGTGTTGCCTAAAGCGAATGAAGAGGACACGAGAGAGAGGTTAAGTGAGTGTGTTTCAGAGGGAGGAGATGGTGAAGATGAGAAGGAACCTTTGTTTACCCAGCAGGAAGAGAATGATTTCAGCAGTAAGGCTGAAGCACAGGGTACCGCAGAGAATGATTGTGCAAAGGAGagcaagaagagaaaactgGATGCAAACGTGGCAGACAATATAAAGAGTGGACCATTGAAAAGCCCTCCTGATATTGAGAAAATTTCCCGTAATCTGGGTGAGTGTGCACTTGATGCAGAAATCTCCCCCTCAAGCTCCCTCCTGCAAACAGAAGAGGGTCAGGAAACACTAAAAGAAGACAATGTAAACGCCAAAGACTTAACAGTGCCAGAGACTGCTGATGCCACGGTAAAACGGAGGAAAGTGGATAAAAGAAcgcaaagaaacaaaatattcaacTTGGCCATAAACCTGAACATGGGGCTGCCTGCCCGCAGTGCCCAGTTGCATCCACCTGTTTCAAACGCAGAggctgaggaggaaaaagctgctgagaaaaaaatgactgaggAGGAGGTTAGTAAGAAGGATAGGGGTGACGCAAATGGTGGGGCTCTGAGCTGCCCAGCTGCTTCCATGCTTCCTAAGACTAGCTGGACATCTCCGCCAAGTGATGGCTTGGAGTCAGGTGCAGAGCAAGTCACAGCAAAGAGTGACCAGCACCACTGTGATAGCGTGGTCCTGGGAAGGAAAAGTGAGGCAGATGGGATAGAACAGCATAAAAAGGCAGCAAATgcaagtgaagaagaggaagcaaAAGCCACGAGCAAGAAACAAGTTCCAGGGAGTCTTGAACAGAATATGACAACTACTTGTCCTGAGCTTGCAATACAGGAAACTGGTAGCTCTGAGCTGCATGCAGCAGAACCTGATGAAGAACAGGTAGCGGAGTGA
- the MRGBP gene encoding MRG/MORF4L-binding protein: MGEAEGGSAAAVEKPPLPSAGPGAAAAVAAAAAAVAAAAAAAASAPEPGVPPAAAAAAAEEAVVVWSPEVEVCLFHAMLGHKPVGVNRHFHMICIRDKFSQNIGRQISSKVIWDHLSTMYDMQALHESEILPFPNIEKNFVLPDELIQEVREGKVMIEEEVKEEIKEEMETHAGPEEVFAPSGSLGKTTEKPSSKEKEKTSSDSGSKEGSDKRKRNRVTEKVLNANSNPSSPSAAKRRRT; this comes from the exons ATGGGGGAGGCGGAGGGCGGCTCGGCCGCCGCTGTGGAGAAGCCGCCGCTGCCCTCGGCCGGCCCGGGGGCTGCCGCCGCCGtcgcggccgccgccgccgccgtcgcggccgccgccgccgcggctGCCTCAGCCCCGGAGCCCGGCGTGCCCccggcagcagcggcggcggcggcggaggaggcgGTGGTGGTGTGGAGTCCCGAAGTGGAGGTTTGCCTCTTCCACGCCATGCTGGGCCACAAGCCCGTAG GTGTGAATCGCCATTTCCACATGATTTGTATCCGAGATAAGTTCAGTCAGAACATCGGACGGCAGATTTCTTCCAAAGTGATTTGGGACCATCTGAGCACCATGTATGACATGCAGGCTCTT caTGAATCTGAGATTCTTCCATTCCCTAATATAGAGAAGAATTTTGTTCTTCCTGATGAATTGATTCAAGAAGTGAGAGAAG GAAAAGTAATGATTGAAGAAGAAGTGAAAGAGGAAAtcaaagaagaaatggaaacacATGCAGGTCCAGAAGAAG tttttgcACCCTCTGGAAGTTtaggaaaaacaactgaaaagccaagcagcaaagagaaagagaaaacttcaTCAGATTCTGGGTCCAAAGAAGGATCTGATAAAAGGAAGCGCAACAGAGTCACTGAAAAGGTCTTAAATGCAAACAGTAATCCTTCCAGTCCGAGTGCTGCAAAACGACGCAGAACATAA
- the OGFR gene encoding opioid growth factor receptor isoform X2, producing MAAWLGFRPEEAEAGAEARSWQYDSTWEEDDDEEEEEEKEEEEEEKEKEEAGDEDRLEDAEEPAKGSGQAQEQGSSNLLPLSQMAFQFSGRRNWNAARDLQRYRHRYPGLTEPENEEEEQMWNLSFYKNEIVFLPQGLHIETLLELWWDNYEVLEENHSYIQWLFPLREHGMNWRAKPLTLQEIEAFKKSTEVMERFIRAYQLMLRFYGIILTNQETGELKRAENWAERFQNLNRFSHNNLRITRILKCLGEMGYEHYQVHLVKFFLTETLVKETLPNVKRSALDYFLFTVRSKQKRRELVHYAWQHYKPQDSFVWGPHDKLSKYRPRSAKSQLHQTVGSKEEEPGRKCDDSVEKSQNPSLEEAQEVLPKANEEDTRERLSECVSEGGDGEDEKEPLFTQQEENDFSSKAEAQGTAENDCAKESKKRKLDANVADNIKSGPLKSPPDIEKISRNLGECALDAEISPSSSLLQTEEGQETLKEDNVNAKDLTVPETADATVKRRKVDKRTQRNKIFNLAINLNMGLPARSAQLHPPVSNAEAEEEKAAEKKMTEEEVSKKDRGDANGGALSCPAASMLPKTSWTSPPSDGLESGAEQVTAKSDQHHCDSVVLGRKSEADGIEQHKKAANASEEEEAKATSKKQVPGSLEQNMTTTCPELAIQETGSSELHAAEPDEEQVAE from the exons aTGGCGGCCTGGCTCGGCTTCAGGCCGGAGGAGGCCGAGGCAGGGGCTGAGGCGCGCTCATGGCAGTACGACTCCACCTGGGAGGAGGACGacgacgaggaggaggaggaggagaaggaggaggaagaagaggaaaaagagaaggaggaggctgGCGATGAAGACCGGCTGGAGGATGCGGAGGAGCCAGCGAAGGGCTCCGGGCAGGCCCAG GAGCAAGGAAGTTCAAATTTGTTACCGTTGTCTCAGATGGCTTTTCAG TTCTCAGGCAGGCGCAACTGGAATGCAGCAAGAGACTTGCAGAGATACAGGCATCGTTACCCG GGTTTGACAGAACCAgaaaatgaggaggaagaacagaTGTGGAACTTGAgcttttacaaaaatgaaattgtttttttgcCTCAGG gttTGCATATTGAAACTCTGCTTGAATTGTGGTGGGACAACTATGAAGTTCTGGAAGAAAACCATTCATACATACAGTG gCTATTCCCTTTACGTGAACATGGGATGAACTGGCGTGCCAAACCACTAACACTTCAAGAAATTGAg GCTTTTAAGAAGTCCACGGAAGTCATGGAAAGGTTTATACGCGCTTACCAGCTCATGTTGAGATTTTATGGAATAATTCTGACTAACCAGGAGACTGGAGAACTCAAGAGAGCAGAGAATTGGGCTGAAAGATTTCAAAACTTGAACAG GTTTAGCCACAACAATTTGCGGATCACTCGCATTCTGAAGTGCCTGGGGGAGATGGGATATGAACACTATCAAGTGCACTTGGTAAAGTTTTTCCTAACTGAAACTCTTGTTAAGGAGACGTTACCAAATGTCAAGAGAAGTGCCTTGGATTACTTTCTATTCACTGTCAGaagcaagcagaagagaagggaacTAGTCCACTATGCTTGGCAGCACTACAAACCTCAAGACAGCTTTGTATGGGGGCCACATGACAAACTCTCAAAGTACAGACCCCGCTCTGCCAAGTCCCAGCTGCACCAAACAGTTGGAAGTAAAGAGGAAGAACCTGGTAGAAAATGTGATGATTCTGTGGAAAAGAGTCAGAACCCATCTCTAGAGGAAGCCCAGGAAGTGTTGCCTAAAGCGAATGAAGAGGACACGAGAGAGAGGTTAAGTGAGTGTGTTTCAGAGGGAGGAGATGGTGAAGATGAGAAGGAACCTTTGTTTACCCAGCAGGAAGAGAATGATTTCAGCAGTAAGGCTGAAGCACAGGGTACCGCAGAGAATGATTGTGCAAAGGAGagcaagaagagaaaactgGATGCAAACGTGGCAGACAATATAAAGAGTGGACCATTGAAAAGCCCTCCTGATATTGAGAAAATTTCCCGTAATCTGGGTGAGTGTGCACTTGATGCAGAAATCTCCCCCTCAAGCTCCCTCCTGCAAACAGAAGAGGGTCAGGAAACACTAAAAGAAGACAATGTAAACGCCAAAGACTTAACAGTGCCAGAGACTGCTGATGCCACGGTAAAACGGAGGAAAGTGGATAAAAGAAcgcaaagaaacaaaatattcaacTTGGCCATAAACCTGAACATGGGGCTGCCTGCCCGCAGTGCCCAGTTGCATCCACCTGTTTCAAACGCAGAggctgaggaggaaaaagctgctgagaaaaaaatgactgaggAGGAGGTTAGTAAGAAGGATAGGGGTGACGCAAATGGTGGGGCTCTGAGCTGCCCAGCTGCTTCCATGCTTCCTAAGACTAGCTGGACATCTCCGCCAAGTGATGGCTTGGAGTCAGGTGCAGAGCAAGTCACAGCAAAGAGTGACCAGCACCACTGTGATAGCGTGGTCCTGGGAAGGAAAAGTGAGGCAGATGGGATAGAACAGCATAAAAAGGCAGCAAATgcaagtgaagaagaggaagcaaAAGCCACGAGCAAGAAACAAGTTCCAGGGAGTCTTGAACAGAATATGACAACTACTTGTCCTGAGCTTGCAATACAGGAAACTGGTAGCTCTGAGCTGCATGCAGCAGAACCTGATGAAGAACAGGTAGCGGAGTGA